The genomic interval TTCCATTCTCAAACAGTGAGATAAGCCAGTTAAGACGTCTTCACTTATAATCTCTCATTTCTCCATTCTTGATGTCTACCAGAAAATACAAAGCCTTTGAGTTAATTACTGCAACATTTCAAAGCACAGGACTTCTAAAGACAAAACATGTTAGTGATAGCattttaactcccgtgagtgaccaagacagaatttctccttactatatctataaaATGCCatgcaggcaagtgatgagaataaagaaaaatatcaattatggaatTACCCaatgatccaataccaaattctccaagctaacataatgagaatcatttggcagatagtaaagagaattactaatgagatcttgggagtaaaagaaCCAGAGTGGCTCTGAAAAAACCCTTTTACTTTTATGCTTCTATTCAGTCTTTGAACTTGTTGCTGATTTACTCACACTaatatgtgattttttttgctcttgCTCTTAAGCAAATACAAGCAAGTTTTTTGTTCTAGTTTAAAGGCTTGAATGTCTGTAATTAcagcattttgaaaaattgtattaaAGTACACCTGAACATGATATGGAAATTGCCTAAGTGCTCCTTGTaaccaaaaaaatatgttatgtCTCTTTATCTATCAGGAAAATTTCACTTACAGTGTGGATTCTGATCAAAGTGAATCTCTGATATCTGTGAGTGTTTATTTTGGCTGATcagtttttcatcttcttcttgCTCTATGCATTGATGCCGATGACTATGACTAGAATATTAAATAAGTTTCAAATTGAGACAAACTCTCCCAAACTCTGCAGTTAAGAGGAATTCAATCCCTTAGAACTCATTCAAGCTAGTGTTAGCTAGAAAGATTTCAATTATATACCAGTTATCTTAAGATTCTTCatctttcaaaattatttacaagCCCTGCAAATCTGTTGTGTAAAGGAGTAGCATGTTTCATATAGCCCATTTTCAATCAAATACTTACTCCCCAGTCAGACAACTTCCTTGATCTGCTTGGAAACTGAGgtgctttcattttcaatggACTTGTTGACTGTTTCTTTGATCTCATGGTGTTCATGAAATGAGCAAAGATCTCTGTTGGTTTCAGCaggtaattgaaccttgtgGCCTTGTCTCTTTTCTAAAAACCACAAAAAGACAATTAGAGATCCTGAATATCTAATTAATACCATAACATTGTTACCATGACTATTCTCTTTTACTTGAAGAAAGCCaagttgatcatttcctatttCACAACTCCtcagataaaagaaaattaacaagaaattttacaaacttttattaATTAACTAAACTTAAGCATTTCATACCTTTCCTCagatattttattgatctgCTTTGCATCAATTTaaacttttccaaaaaattgattgaaataaaaaaataaggggaaaattttttttaattgattatgaCAAATGAGGTAGGCATTGGAAAGGTAATGAACACAGAGTCAGTCATCTTGTTGTCCCAAACTgatcaaacatttttcatttagccACAGCTTATTTAACCCATCAACTTCCAaattgattaacatgtaacttctccctataatatccacacattacCTATtaaacaggtaaagagaatactgAAACTAGAATAGAAGTTGCTATATTGATCTAACACCCAGTTCTtctcactaatttacaaggagatgCATCATAactaaaggggagaattgagAATCACAACTTGGAAGTTTAAGGATTAATTTGTTCAATATGGTTAGCAGAATGTGTCTAGAGTTTGAGTCCAATTTCtagcttttatttcaaaactagATGGAAATTGAGTAGCTATTCAAGCTGTTTATACCAGTTTTTCTTCATATCCCTGTGAGGCACCTTTGAGTGGTCCAGGTTATGCTTTAGGTTTGGGGCCTTTTTTACACCTCCTTCATCACCAGACTAAACAAAGATataaccccccccccaaaaaaagttATCAACCTGTAAACTTACACAGAAACTAAATTATCTACCTTTCATGACTGACACAAGAAATGTCAGATATCCATTGTTTCATAAGGAAACAAACCTCTTCAGAGAATCAGTGACTTGAGAAATAAGCGATTTCTTTATCTCGTCctaactttatttatttatggtACACCTTGAGATCCATGGTGAAATCTCCTTACAACATGAGATTGTTACAAAATGCTTGTACAAAGATGATGAAAAGTGAATGATATATTCAGCTTGAAGACTGGCAAGTTGTCTTGATACACAAGTGGTATAGCTCCATTATAATAACATTAGAATGAAACTATAATGATTCAATAACTAGGAAACAACCCTCGATGGGTTGAAGTAAAGTAATTCTGAGGATACAATTGTCGTAGTCCAAATACAATGACCAAATGCAGGAATCCATTCACAACCACTAAAAATAAATTCCCCGGTTTAAGGTGATGCTTTTAACACGACAAAAGCTTCTGTTACTAAAGTTATACAAGGCAAATATGCGCGTATTGAAGTTTACTGTTTCACTTTAGATAGAAACAAAGACTTTCTTAGCTCCTTGGCCTGTCAAAGCTTTGTTTAGCTGCGTAAATTTCAGGTCTTGTGGATTATAGTCTCAATCCAAATTAACCATTCTTGCTAGGATAAGATCGAAAAAACTTAAACACTGAAATTAATAGAAGTGTACTGGATACATCCAGCTGAAATGCACCTGGCTTAGTTTGCATGCACGAAAGAATTGGCGTGACATGAGGGCATTTACTCGTGAAATCAGCTAACTCTAAGTTCAATTCCTGTAAATTTGCCCCTAAAATGAGCCATTCAGTAACTTATACCTCTTTTGGTGTTGTACTTTCGCTGCTGGACGATTCTCCTTCGTCGTAATAAGGCATGTTTCCaatggaagagaaaaaattactttcaattcgAATAGCTGAAAAGCTGGGAAGATGATTTTTGGCGGCTCACGAGAGAGGCTATTGATTAGCACCTCGAACTGCACTATGACAATTCCTACCGGCTGGGGGTACGCCCGAGGAGCACTAGTAACGAGTTTCCCAGTCGGGTGATTAACAGATTGTctcaaattattattatcaatttgGCGGACTATTCCAGTGACACCACTTGCGATTTATCAACAGTCAAGCGACTTGATTGAACCAGACATGAACATTATAACATGCTTTACATGTGAAGAATACATAATTGAGTTTAAATCAAGGAGATTTCGCTAAATTTTGTATGGCTGTTTTCTTCACCTTCGTCaatcttaagtttcttgttcagcagaGTTTTAGCTTAACACTGTAGCCGCTAAGACCTACGCTTGCAAAGGTAAACGAAACTTAGAcaccaattttttatttttacagtagCTTAAAGCCTCACTGGAAACTATTATATCATTTTGATTCTCTTTTTCTAAGTTCAAGATACATAAAACAGTGAAGCTTTTGCAGTGAAGGCAGACAATAAggttatttatttacttattgtACACTACAACTCTTTTTCAATCAGCTCTGTTTCTTGCAGGGATTGTCAGTGCTGTTATTGAATCAAAAGATGACTGAAAGCAAAGCATGGGAAAAGGGTCTTGTGATGGAACTTTTCAAATCAGATAATTTCTCGGAACAGGTTGACAACAGAGTTACAGTAATGGCTGGTTTGTCAAATAAGTTAAATACTTTAGTTATCTGCCATATGGAGTGGAATCAATGTGCAGATGACCCAGCTTTTATTTTCCGTTATTTCTAATAATTTTACATGGTATAAAGACCATATCTCCTTCACACCTTCACCAGGGTTCAAAATTAGCTTCACAAGATGAGTTCCAAGTGACCactaaatattattttttccagtCTCTGAAATTTAAATATAGAGGTTTCAATGTATTCCTACTTGTAAATAGTAACCGGTAGAGTCTGGGGTCTAGATTGCAATAGACATGAGTACCAGTGCGACTTAAATTTTCTTGCTGGCAACTAAAATTTCTTCTTCAGTCTCCACACCTTGAGTGGAAACATATCATACCCTTACCTTTTTGAGTCCCAAAGAGGAGCCAAACTTCAGAGCTTTGAATATTTGTAGTTAGGGGCTATACAAACCCCTACTTCAAGGAACTCAATGGTGAAACACAAAATCATAGGTCACATACTATTACCCAATGTGATGATTACAATCAACACCTGTTTATATAAAAGGCTGTGAAGATACCTTTTGATTTCTCCTGTGAGTCAAAAAGTTAAAGGATGGGAGGAAAGAGAGGTTCCCACCCAAGCCTTCGAGACCTTTTTTTTGCTAACTGTAAATAGTTTAGATACTATTAagagctttgttttttctcaccAAAACCAACATTTTCTACTTGCCAAAACTGATAAGCATTATTTAGGATTTTTAATAACCACTGACTGTAAACAAAGGGAATCCATttacaattgcaaaattttgtCATTCACTTTATTTTCCCAAAGGACCCATTTGATGAACCTtgttataaaatgaaaaaagtcaaactaaGCTTAGACAGCCATTCCCTCTCCCAAAATAATGTATTGCCAACTGTTGAACTGCTCCTATGCAAGTGGTCATGGTCAATCTTTCAGCTTCACCAGGAACTCTTTTCAATCTGGATGCACTGCTTTTGTTGggtcaagaaagaaaatttaaggaaTAAAAATTCAAGGATAAAGCCTTAAGATGATGTATATTGTGATTTGTCAGTAATTATATATATTAGACCTTGTTATAGACCCTTTCCCTAGGGTCCCATAGAAAAatagaatgaatgaaaaaatttttgcaactgtGGATGAATTCTTGATATTTAGGGTCAGTAGCTTTTGATCAccttttttgtttaataaattgGGTTACTTGTCCCCTTTTGATTTGTTTGGTCATTTTTGTAAGTTCTCAAAGGTTACCAAATCTAACTTAATTATTACAGATTCTAGAGGACACAAAATGTCTCATCAAGCATTCCTGCCAAAAGATGATTGACAATGCCAACCATGAAGAATGTaaattatttctaaaatatCTTGGAGATGTAAAGTGTTagacactgaaaacaaactggCTTCTGTATGTTATTACTTGATTtgattattattgtcattaatattattattgttttgaggTTGTATCTTTCAAACAGATAATGTTGCATTTGCTGTATAGTTAAAGGCACTACAGTGTTTCACTCTCTATGAAGGTAAAATGTTACCCTCTTTTTTAACTgctttttgtcaaattttttaacataaatttttttctacccTTTTTCATCTTTAATACCTGTTCTGAGGGATATTCTTTCAGTTACCTTTGGTTTGCAGTCAGTTAATGATATAATAATAGCAGACCTAGTGTCCAGCAACACATTATTAACATCCACTACATGTCATTGGACTTACCCCTTTACATTgtactttcttgaaaaataaacagtctTTAGATTGTTTGTAATAGAGACTTTGAGCAAACCACCATggcaacagcaacaaaagcatGGCCAGACAAAGGATTCAGTGGGCACACAAATAGCTCAGTatgtacattttcaaattttatttatttttttatctattctctgaaacaaaacaacataaatCACTAAAATTTGCATGGGATAAGAACAGAACTTCTGATGGCAAATTATTTACCTCACATTGTTTAGAACTTAACCCTGCTCACTTTTGTTATGGCAAAGATGATGTCTTGCTCTGTTAGAGAGGGTAATCACATCCACCATCCATTTAGTGGACATTTTTGTCAGCTTGCCATCCTGACTGCTTAAGATCCCTAATGATTTCTGTGGATTCACTCTCTTGTGTTTACACATTACTTCTAATCACAATCATCCTCTCCATGGTAAACTCccctttttcaaattcttgcTGGACATAATAACTGTTCAATCTCCACTTAGCTGGCTTTTAATCTAATCAACATTAGTTGAAGACTGAAGAACACGcccttttaaatttaattttttaaaaagcctttttttattttgtttttatttgtgggAATTTAAGAAGCCAGTTTTACATTAGTTTTGAAAGACCAAATATATATTTCACACTCAGGCAACCAACATTTTATACTCTCTTAGTTGGGAAGAAAATTTGTAAGGCACCTCTGATATTATGTATTAGTGCTGTGAAGTCCTCACCACAGAGTAATGTGTattttttataaagaaaaaatattatttatattttttatttatatttcagattagttttttctttccaattgtCAAGTTTTCTTATTGTTACAATGATCTTCATGTAAAGCCAGATTAATTTCTAATACCTGGGTGGGATGTTGAtgtttttaactaatttatgaTACagacttcttttgttttgtctgtgAAGGGTTACTTCTTTTATCCATTTGGTACTGTTTTTGTGACTGGTTTCACAAATCTGGgattctttgtaaatattttaacaaatttgaagtttattttattggaaaatactttttttataatttctaaattagaaaaatattttgctttttgagTCTACAGCATTTCAATTGATAGTATGGTTACAGCATCAAAAGCAGAGATGAAGAACTTAAGTAGTAAAGAAGGTTTTTGAAATTTGCTTTTATGAGGTGCAAAACAGAGCAACAAGATTTAAATCGCACTTCCTTGCAAGAATTGTGAGTTTCCACCCCATTGTCTCTCCTCATGTTATTAGCTAGAAGTTGTTCAGATTGTGTTCAATTAGTTTTTTCCATCCCTAAGATGACAATATAAATTCTCTGCACTGTTTGCTATACATTTCTAGGAATTTTAGCTTTCAGAATTTAGTGTCAGATCAAGCAAATACCCACAGATGTTAACTATTATTTTTCTGATCACCTTTCTGCTTAACAATGCATTGTATTGTAAGTAGAAATAACTTCTTGAACAcctgtgggagtgaaaggggtTTTttgtgggggggggagggtaacctaaataaataatttctcatttttatgTAGACGCAGTCATTATGTTGCTGTAACATGCATTGAAATGAGATTAAAAGATTAGTTTGATTAAAATGTTTGGATGCATAGGAATTATAATCACTTGGTTTTTTAGACCAGGATTGTAcagattttttaattcttccttATTAAGTGTCGAAAAGAAATGATAtaaagacctgaaaaaattataggaaataaaaggaaaaaaatggggGAGAAGAAGTCTCTACTATTATTCATAAGCTGCAACAAGTGGTTAATTCCAGGTGGAAATCTTTATGATCTTTtgcttcttcttgttctttttacttaaataattcCTCTCTGTTTCCTGatctgatttcttttgtttaattagTAGTTTAATTTGACCCTCAAGGTCTTCTGATCTCATTAACACGAGATCAATTACCTTTTCATTAAATGTTCCACCAGACTAattttggccaaaattttaaataggAGGCTAAAAACTTTTTCACATTCATTTCTTGTCTGTGACAGTTTATGCTTTGTAAGATATTTCATCATTGGTTTTAGGTGTGGagtggaagtttgttttttataattggAAGGAGAAAATCAATAATATGGGATATGAGGAGGGTTTTAAGAGGAATGCTGCATACCCCCactcacaatttttttgacTATACCCTCATCCCCTGTTCAGGGTTAGAGGATTAGATCTTCTCTACTGGACTTGAGGCATTTTTCTTAGGTAAATTTACTATATTTTTGTCTGATATTGGGAAGGTTACATTTCCCCTTTTCTCATGGTTTTTTCACTTtggtttgattattttaaaaacaaaatgtagCCATTCTTTAACAAAACTGCAACCAAACAATACTCAATTTAGCAAGATgttttatctgaacattaaattattGTAAAGAGGGTGGATAGCTAACTGTGGAATGACAGTTACTTCATTTCATAAACCCTCTTCTAGAAAAAGCCTGAAGCCCACCGATTGGGTGAAACCATGGTTTGGGTTACACTGTGTAAATACTAAATGGCCCTTTGAGTCTAACCATTGGGGTTCAACGTACCACAACGAGTAAATATCTGTTTACAACATTTATTCTACACTGATAAATGTGGTGGTTCTGAATCTATTAACAAGCACTGGTAAGTTAAATTGTTAACTGTACGTTGATTTTGAATAGTaagtggttcaaataatttctttttagtttttaattggaATTGAGGCCTAAAGAGTTAGCTTACACTGAGACTGACTTATTGCTTAGTGAATAACGTGTCTTGTGTGAGATGTCATTGTATGTGAGGtgtaacgtgcgtagctgacagttgttgttgttgatggctttagccaagtcctgtgctccaatgtctgagattttattgcttgagaggtttaacgtgtgtagctgacagttgttgttgttgatggcttcagccaagtgctgtgctccaatgtctgagatgtgATTGagtgagaggtttaacgtgtgtagctgacagttgttgatgtcttcagccaagtgctgtgttccaatgtctgagatgttattgtgtgagaggtttaacgtgtgtagctgacagttgttgttgttgatggctttagccaagtgctgtgctccaatgtgtgagatgttattgtgtgagaggtttaacgtgtgtagctgacagttgttgttgttgatggctttagcCAAGTGCTTTGCTCCAACGTGTGAGATGTTATTGAGTttgaggtttaacgtgtgtagcctagagttgttgttgttgatggcttcagccaagtgctgtgctccaatgtgtgagatgtaATTGtctgtgaggtttaacgtgtgtagctgacagttgttgttgttgatggcttcagctaaatactttgctACTTCATCTGTCAATAGATTTCTTTCGAGGtttaaccagctcagttgagattcactacattttaacagtttaCAAATCTCAAGACAACCTAATGGACCAATGTTATTGAAACTcaaatctaaatgtgaaatttgttgaacattaattacatttactaacgaagagcaatcaacagctgtgaggtgacaatcaataaaatttacacaATTAACGTTCAtttgttgaagttttctctGTGCTTCTTCGTTCATTCTGCTATTTTCgtttaaatatttaattaatgtTACTGCTAATTCTCGTTCGTCTTCAGTTGGCCAGCAGGTTACTTTCCTTTGCTCTTCATTCTCTGTCCACTGTTCGTTGTAGTGTgcgctttctttttcttcagtttttacAGGAAGAAGGTCCGTGATAATTTCAATTGGTAGGTGAACTTTATCCTCCATAAGTCctgctagaaactgaaaaactagCTGCCATTTGCCGTTCTTAATGTTCTCGGAAACAAAGTTTCTTAATTCTGTTTCACTCAAGTCGCTCGCCAAGTGCCTCGCagcgaaaaactcttgcattgttaggtgaatgaaacagaattgcTTCTCATCTTTGAACGCGACACGACGGTCGGGTAAGCGGTGAAAAAGAGCGCTGTCTTCCATTCCTTGTACTTCGTTTCCTCCAAGGATCAGTTTTCCTTCTTGTATTCCTTCAAACGCCACTCTTCCTagtttcttgaatttcttcTCCACCGCCAAAGGCAAATTATCTGACAGATAGTTTTCGCGGGTGAAATGTTTATCGCGGAATTCTTTCgtgtgtttgaaataaaacactttAACCGCAATCTTGTATATCGTGGTTAATTTGGACGGCAGGGTAACACAACCGTAACTTTCGAACCGCATCATTTCTGACAGACTTGAGCACATGATGAAGCTGTTCACAGGGACATAACAGAGCGAAAGTAAGTTCATGTTGCTGCTGATGTGTCGCCATAGCGTTTCGCCTGCTCGCTTGTCATCTCCGGTGAATTTGTCGATATACTCTTTAATTTGCTCGGTTGAGAAGCCAAGGATTTCAAAGCTTTTGTCGAACTTCAGATGTGCGATGCCTGACAAAGCTGTAGGCCTCGTAGTCGTTACAATTGAAGCATCTTTAAGAAGTTTCCTGGTCATAAGCCATTGATAAAGAATTTGGAGCGGCTTTTTATCTTCTTTGTCTTTGGGATAAGGAAAAGCCTTGGTTTTCTCTTCGTCATGTTCGAATTCGTCGAACCCGTCAAAAAGCATGAGAACACCTTCAGGGTTCTTTTGGAGGTGATTCCAGACCTTGTCATCCATGTTACCTGTAGGGAAATACTCGGACTGAATCAACAGATCTTTGAGGCTAAGGTTTTTGTCCGAGTCaaattttctgaattttacgAAGAAAGCAGCATTAAAATGGACTTGGGCACCTGATGTCGCTTTGAAATCTTTATTCA from Pocillopora verrucosa isolate sample1 chromosome 14, ASM3666991v2, whole genome shotgun sequence carries:
- the LOC131798781 gene encoding SWI/SNF-related matrix-associated actin-dependent regulator of chromatin subfamily A member 5-like, which translates into the protein MPYYDEGESSSSESTTPKEKRDKATRFNYLLKPTEIFAHFMNTMRSKKQSTSPLKMKAPQFPSRSRKLSDWGTSRMEK
- the LOC131798780 gene encoding NACHT, LRR and PYD domains-containing protein 12-like isoform X2 produces the protein MEKILDYLEPKTFHRVHYVAVCFWILISVIFFAVFLDMEINESRLDFRCDGAKSKTVDTVRGKCYEKYMKQYNKFGFPVYGFVILNSLLIAFVCVIYSRIVRPKVDHLLDQDTASSTGNKLFIAYCSQLSIRIVLGVIFIVLQTQLLYPLNFSSQFNCYLTDGTTQPSNSSDNAQNSTLLDCHNQRAVKKTFWMYAVLVVNGIIVAGTLVETVYLFSRACIERSFMEDSKFLKTHLSFNQHLDGTNETMPLTERDTEELREQKFQEFIERTKEIIVQETEGLLELQSPFIGNPDDHSTAKNLTLDQIYTNLVVIQNRETHDFAENRGVQLEAYPRSRDENSQPKSMQDLLDVESKRVLIVGRPGIGKTLCCIKLLRDWALNKDFKATSGAQVHFNAAFFVKFRKFDSDKNLSLKDLLIQSEYFPTGNMDDKVWNHLQKNPEGVLMLFDGFDEFEHDEEKTKAFPYPKDKEDKKPLQILYQWLMTRKLLKDASIVTTTRPTALSGIAHLKFDKSFEILGFSTEQIKEYIDKFTGDDKRAGETLWRHISSNMNLLSLCYVPVNSFIMCSSLSEMMRFESYGCVTLPSKLTTIYKIAVKVFYFKHTKEFRDKHFTRENYLSDNLPLAVEKKFKKLGRVAFEGIQEGKLILGGNEVQGMEDSALFHRLPDRRVAFKDEKQFCFIHLTMQEFFAARHLASDLSETELRNFVSENIKNGKWQLVFQFLAGLMEDKVHLPIEIITDLLPVKTEEKESAHYNEQWTENEEQRKVTCWPTEDERELAVTLIKYLNENSRMNEEAQRKLQQMNVNCVNFIDCHLTAVDCSSLVNVINVQQISHLDLSFNNIGPLGCLEICKLLKCSESQLSWLNLERNLLTDEVAKYLAEAINNNNCQLHTLNLTDNYISHIGAQHLAEAINNNNSRLHTLNLKLNNISHVGAKHLAKAINNNNCQLHTLNLSHNNISHIGAQHLAKAINNNNCQLHTLNLSHNNISDIGTQHLAEDINNCQLHTLNLSLNHISDIGAQHLAEAINNNNCQLHTLNLSYNTNITAAGKQKARNLLSNSQSKCELIL